In one window of Cytophagaceae bacterium ABcell3 DNA:
- a CDS encoding transglutaminase-like domain-containing protein, whose amino-acid sequence MDSYLKETKILNYSNNSIQKLIKTHKWHDMETIERVKAIYNFVRDEINFGYNISDDITASEVLKDGYGQCNTKATLLMALLRANGIPNRIHGFTIDKALQKGAISGIWYKLSPKNILHSWVEAYVNDQWYFLEGVILDQQYLKKLQNDNKGCQTFCGYGVYTDNFENPPIDWNQNNTYIQDKGINQDFGIFDSPDEFYAKHKQKLGVLKKFIFRQIVRHKMNSNVERIRNGR is encoded by the coding sequence ATGGACAGCTATTTAAAGGAAACCAAAATTTTAAACTATTCTAATAATTCCATCCAAAAGTTAATAAAAACACATAAGTGGCATGATATGGAAACTATTGAAAGGGTTAAGGCTATTTATAACTTCGTAAGAGATGAAATAAATTTCGGTTATAACATTTCTGACGATATCACAGCATCAGAAGTACTAAAGGATGGCTATGGTCAATGTAACACCAAAGCAACTTTGCTAATGGCCCTACTAAGGGCAAATGGCATTCCAAATAGAATTCATGGGTTTACAATCGACAAAGCATTACAAAAAGGGGCTATAAGTGGTATTTGGTACAAATTATCACCTAAAAACATTTTACATAGCTGGGTTGAGGCATATGTAAATGACCAATGGTATTTTCTTGAAGGCGTAATTCTCGATCAACAATACCTTAAAAAATTACAAAATGACAACAAGGGATGTCAAACATTTTGTGGATATGGTGTATACACAGATAATTTTGAGAATCCACCAATTGATTGGAATCAGAACAACACATACATTCAAGACAAAGGAATAAATCAAGATTTTGGAATTTTTGACAGTCCTGATGAATTCTATGCAAAACATAAACAAAAATTAGGTGTGCTTAAAAAATTCATTTTCCGCCAAATCGTCAGACATAAAATGAATAGTAATGTAGAAAGAATAAGAAACGGCAGGTAA
- a CDS encoding AraC family transcriptional regulator, protein MFYFNKNFGLFVGRLTDNKFHKHYAIQISLSLSAALELSVKNEQKSIVGNAFFISSNTEHKLWCDDIQLTILINPLCSTGQHLSQMFGCPCFQTVHNPLQAKLNKSLKSLIGKESSFENFCLNITETLNQNKNEYHVKINLKDDRIMKALAIMEGNFEKVYSLEEISSLCYLSPSRFLHLFKETTEINFRRYQLWNRLIKSMPFLKNNSITETAHICGFSDSSHYTRTFKETFGVNPKFLQQ, encoded by the coding sequence ATGTTTTACTTTAATAAAAATTTTGGACTCTTTGTTGGACGGCTAACCGACAATAAGTTTCATAAGCATTATGCTATACAAATTAGTCTATCATTGTCGGCTGCATTGGAGCTATCTGTTAAGAACGAGCAAAAAAGTATTGTGGGAAATGCATTTTTTATTTCATCCAATACAGAACATAAACTCTGGTGTGATGACATTCAATTAACAATTTTAATAAACCCACTATGTTCTACCGGACAACACTTATCTCAAATGTTTGGGTGCCCCTGCTTTCAAACCGTTCATAACCCCTTACAGGCCAAACTAAACAAAAGCCTCAAATCATTAATTGGTAAAGAATCGTCTTTTGAGAACTTCTGTCTTAACATTACAGAAACCTTAAACCAAAATAAAAATGAATATCACGTTAAAATCAACTTAAAAGATGACCGTATTATGAAAGCATTAGCAATTATGGAAGGTAATTTTGAGAAAGTTTATAGTCTCGAAGAAATCTCATCATTGTGCTACTTATCTCCATCGCGGTTTCTACATTTATTCAAAGAAACCACTGAGATTAATTTTAGGAGGTATCAACTTTGGAATAGGTTAATAAAATCAATGCCCTTCCTCAAAAACAACTCAATAACAGAAACAGCACACATATGCGGTTTTAGCGATAGCTCACATTACACAAGAACATTTAAAGAAACATTTGGAGTCAACCCTAAGTTTTTACAACAATAA